A stretch of the Sphingobacterium thalpophilum genome encodes the following:
- the hemN gene encoding oxygen-independent coproporphyrinogen III oxidase, protein MNRSEVIRAELVRKYNVAAPRYTSYPTVPFWDQSTFTAEAWREQVYHTFQRSKEKGISLYIHLPFCESLCTYCGCNTRITKNHQVELPYIASLLKEWEMYLAIFNGERPLLSEIHLGGGTPTFFRPENLKVLIEGLLNHADVAPDSSFSFEAHPANTDIAHLQTLYDLGFRRLSLGIQDFDPLVQFVINRHQTLEEVEAVMVNARNIGFDSINFDLIYGLPKQTLNSVEDTILQSMKLSPDRISFYSYAHVPWIKPGQRHYTEADLPSGAAKLALYNLGKKLILEQGYEDIGMDHFAKKEDELFLAFQQERLHRNFMGYSDRFSPLLIGIGVSSISDAWGAFAQNVKTVEEYHQLVESRQLPVVKGHMLNEQDLLVRRYILDMMCKGRVQLQPEAALSERIKADLSQLAVDGLVVIDDHHVQCTATGRSFLRNICMAFDQRLRNAQTQKQLFSQAI, encoded by the coding sequence ATGAATAGATCAGAAGTTATCAGGGCGGAATTGGTTCGGAAATATAATGTGGCCGCTCCGCGATATACCAGTTATCCGACTGTCCCGTTTTGGGATCAGTCCACATTTACCGCTGAAGCTTGGCGTGAACAGGTATATCATACTTTTCAGCGATCGAAAGAAAAAGGGATCAGCCTGTATATTCACCTGCCGTTCTGTGAAAGCCTCTGTACCTACTGCGGGTGCAACACGAGGATTACTAAAAATCATCAGGTAGAGCTGCCTTATATTGCTTCTCTTTTAAAGGAATGGGAGATGTACCTTGCGATTTTCAATGGCGAGCGACCACTGCTTTCGGAAATTCATCTGGGCGGGGGCACTCCGACTTTCTTCCGGCCGGAAAATCTGAAAGTGTTGATCGAAGGTCTATTGAATCATGCGGATGTGGCGCCGGACAGTTCCTTTTCATTTGAGGCACATCCGGCGAATACAGATATAGCTCATCTGCAGACCTTGTATGATCTGGGCTTTCGTCGGCTGAGCTTAGGGATACAGGATTTTGATCCACTAGTGCAATTTGTTATCAACAGACACCAAACCTTGGAAGAGGTTGAAGCCGTAATGGTTAACGCCAGGAATATCGGCTTTGATTCCATCAATTTCGATCTGATCTATGGATTGCCGAAACAGACACTGAACTCTGTTGAAGATACGATCCTCCAGTCTATGAAGCTTTCTCCAGACCGCATTTCCTTCTATAGCTATGCGCATGTACCATGGATAAAGCCTGGGCAACGTCATTACACAGAAGCAGACCTGCCTAGTGGTGCAGCGAAGCTCGCACTCTACAATCTAGGCAAAAAACTGATCCTTGAACAGGGTTATGAGGATATCGGCATGGACCATTTTGCAAAAAAGGAAGATGAGCTTTTTCTTGCGTTTCAGCAGGAAAGACTGCATCGCAACTTTATGGGGTACTCCGATCGCTTCAGTCCCTTGCTGATCGGTATAGGTGTGTCTTCTATCAGCGACGCTTGGGGAGCCTTTGCACAGAATGTCAAAACCGTTGAAGAATATCACCAACTTGTTGAATCGAGGCAGCTGCCAGTTGTGAAAGGTCATATGCTCAACGAACAGGACCTGTTAGTAAGGCGCTATATATTGGATATGATGTGTAAAGGAAGAGTGCAGCTACAGCCGGAAGCAGCGCTGAGTGAGCGGATTAAAGCGGATTTGTCCCAACTTGCTGTGGACGGGCTTGTGGTCATCGACGATCATCATGTTCAATGTACAGCTACCGGCCGTTCATTTTTACGTAATATCTGCATGGCTTTTGACCAGCGTTTGCGCAACGCTCAGACACAGAAACAGCTTTTTAGTCAGGCAATTTAA
- a CDS encoding heavy metal translocating P-type ATPase, which yields MSDIKQDVQLEEKCFHCGDKIEERGYHLDNHDFCCLGCQTVYQVLHESGMQQYYRYNQHPGKSNRTEKEDFSYLDEPQIADKLIDFKDDKITIITFYIPAIHCSSCIWLLENLYRLTPHVLQSRVDFMKKQASITFSHGQLPLKELVYLLSNIGYDPKITLQDVVKEGNKRNLNPLVAKIAVAGFCFGNSMLFSFPDYFGMGAFEKEYASFFGYVNLAFGLPVLLYCASDYFKSAILSLKQKRLNLDVPLALGILVLFLRSAFEVITQTGAGFTDTLCSLVFFILIGKWVQQRTYYHISFERDYRSYFPVAVTVLTESGDKPVQLADVRIGDRILVRNNEIIPADAMLLKGEAAIDFSFVTGESSPVHKILGEIIYAGGRQIGEAIELEVVKPVSQSYLTRLWNNENYKDYDRHFQTFVNFISKYFTVVLLAIAFFAAASWAIDGNANKAWGAFTAVLIIACPCALALSSPFTLSAALSIFDRNKFYVKNTAAIEQMASIDTLVFDKTGTISSPKAASIYFEGRLSATEKNMLSAVCRNSSHPLSREIVKWLGSAHGLSNSQVADFKEFPGRGMLAKVGGQQVRIGSATFMGIGNIKSDGSVVFIRIGEDLKGYFTVEQSWREGLSTLVEDLREDYGLHLISGDNDRRLDALKLIFPSDATLLFNRSPMEKLDAIQQFQGAGKHVCMVGDGLNDAGALRKADLGIAVSDDINNFSPGCDAILDGDSFAKLPRFFAFSKDAVKVIHMSFGISLLYNIIGLSFAVQGTMSPLFAAILMPISTVTIISFTSLMTRCYAKRHKL from the coding sequence ATGTCAGATATTAAGCAAGATGTACAGTTGGAGGAAAAATGTTTCCATTGTGGCGATAAAATCGAAGAAAGGGGATATCACCTCGATAACCACGATTTCTGCTGTCTGGGATGTCAGACCGTTTATCAGGTCCTGCACGAGAGCGGGATGCAGCAGTACTACCGTTATAATCAGCACCCTGGAAAATCGAACCGCACAGAAAAAGAAGATTTTTCCTATTTGGACGAGCCTCAGATCGCTGACAAGCTAATCGACTTTAAGGATGACAAAATCACGATCATTACTTTTTATATACCGGCAATTCATTGTAGTTCCTGTATATGGCTGCTCGAAAACTTGTACAGACTCACCCCACATGTGCTGCAATCCCGTGTGGACTTTATGAAGAAGCAGGCCAGCATCACATTTAGCCACGGTCAGCTTCCGCTGAAAGAACTGGTTTATCTGCTGAGCAATATCGGCTATGATCCAAAGATCACTCTTCAGGATGTGGTCAAGGAGGGGAATAAACGCAATTTGAACCCCTTGGTTGCCAAAATAGCTGTTGCAGGGTTTTGTTTCGGTAATTCCATGCTGTTTAGCTTCCCGGACTATTTCGGCATGGGAGCATTTGAAAAAGAGTATGCCAGCTTTTTTGGCTACGTCAATTTAGCGTTTGGCCTACCGGTCTTGCTCTACTGTGCCTCCGATTATTTTAAATCCGCAATTCTTAGCCTGAAACAGAAACGGCTAAACCTCGACGTACCTCTGGCTCTGGGCATTTTGGTGCTGTTCTTGCGCTCGGCATTTGAAGTGATTACACAGACAGGAGCTGGGTTTACGGATACACTCTGCAGCTTGGTGTTTTTTATCCTGATCGGCAAATGGGTGCAGCAGCGGACCTATTACCACATATCCTTTGAACGCGATTATCGCAGTTACTTTCCTGTCGCGGTAACGGTCTTGACTGAATCTGGCGATAAGCCCGTGCAATTGGCGGATGTGCGTATCGGTGACCGTATTCTGGTGCGCAATAACGAAATTATACCTGCGGATGCCATGTTGCTCAAAGGCGAGGCTGCTATCGATTTTAGCTTTGTGACTGGCGAATCCAGTCCCGTACATAAAATTCTGGGCGAAATTATCTATGCTGGAGGACGGCAGATCGGGGAAGCGATTGAACTTGAGGTTGTTAAGCCGGTTTCGCAATCCTATTTGACCAGATTGTGGAATAACGAAAACTATAAAGATTACGATAGGCATTTCCAGACCTTCGTCAACTTTATCAGCAAATATTTTACTGTTGTTTTATTGGCGATTGCTTTTTTTGCCGCAGCAAGCTGGGCTATTGATGGTAATGCCAATAAGGCTTGGGGAGCTTTTACGGCGGTATTGATTATCGCCTGTCCATGTGCGTTGGCGCTAAGCTCCCCATTTACACTTTCTGCAGCCTTGAGTATCTTCGACCGGAATAAGTTTTATGTGAAGAATACCGCCGCCATCGAACAGATGGCATCAATTGATACGCTCGTGTTTGATAAAACCGGAACAATTTCTTCTCCTAAAGCAGCTTCGATTTATTTTGAAGGCAGGTTGTCGGCAACAGAAAAAAATATGCTCAGTGCTGTTTGCCGAAATTCGAGTCATCCATTGAGCCGTGAAATCGTCAAGTGGCTGGGATCCGCGCATGGCCTATCGAATTCTCAGGTGGCGGATTTTAAGGAATTTCCGGGTAGGGGAATGCTCGCCAAGGTGGGAGGGCAGCAGGTGCGAATCGGGAGCGCCACATTTATGGGAATTGGAAATATAAAGTCTGATGGTTCGGTTGTCTTTATCCGCATAGGGGAGGACCTTAAAGGCTATTTTACAGTGGAGCAGTCCTGGCGTGAGGGCTTATCGACATTAGTTGAAGATTTAAGGGAAGATTACGGTCTTCATTTGATATCTGGTGACAATGACAGACGCCTCGACGCGTTGAAGCTTATCTTCCCATCAGATGCCACTCTGTTGTTTAACCGGTCGCCGATGGAAAAGCTTGACGCAATTCAGCAATTTCAGGGTGCTGGGAAACATGTCTGTATGGTGGGAGACGGACTGAACGATGCGGGAGCGTTGCGCAAGGCAGATCTGGGGATCGCCGTGAGTGATGATATCAATAACTTCTCACCGGGTTGCGATGCGATACTCGACGGCGACTCTTTTGCTAAGCTGCCCCGTTTTTTTGCATTCAGCAAAGATGCGGTGAAAGTGATACATATGAGCTTCGGCATATCGCTTTTATATAATATCATTGGGCTGAGCTTTGCTGTGCAGGGAACTATGTCGCCACTCTTTGCGGCGATCTTGATGCCTATTAGTACGGTTACAATCATATCCTTTACCAGCCTTATGACAAGATGCTATGCAAAACGGCATAAACTATAA
- the ccoS gene encoding cbb3-type cytochrome oxidase assembly protein CcoS: MEIMYILIGCSVFLALVFLCAFFWANETGQHNDTYTPSVRILFDDDRADEGNPE, encoded by the coding sequence ATGGAAATCATGTATATCTTGATTGGCTGCAGTGTCTTTCTGGCTCTGGTCTTTCTTTGTGCCTTTTTTTGGGCAAACGAAACTGGACAGCATAATGACACCTACACGCCTTCGGTACGGATTCTGTTTGATGATGACAGAGCGGATGAAGGGAATCCGGAATGA
- a CDS encoding SDR family oxidoreductase encodes MNNNPFSLKDKVVVITGGTGILGEAFVEALAEAGAKVAILGRNAQAGAERVQQVEDLGGHAIFVEVDIMDELDVNRAKDEILKKWGRIDGLVNAVGGNIPGATIGADQDLFASNIQDTIKAIELNLYGTMIPTHVIGRVIAESGKGVIVNISSLAASRPFTRVLGYTVAKHGIDGYTKWMATELAQRYGDQVRVNAIAPGVFLTKQNKTLLTNPDGTYSDRTKRILSGTPYNRLGDPRELKGTLVYLLSDASAFVTGETVFVDGGFNAWCGV; translated from the coding sequence ATGAATAATAATCCATTTTCATTAAAAGATAAGGTTGTCGTCATTACTGGGGGGACAGGCATTCTGGGCGAAGCGTTCGTCGAGGCTTTGGCCGAAGCGGGAGCAAAAGTTGCGATCTTGGGCCGCAATGCGCAGGCTGGAGCCGAACGTGTTCAACAGGTTGAAGATCTGGGAGGGCATGCCATATTTGTCGAAGTTGACATCATGGACGAACTGGACGTTAACCGGGCGAAGGATGAAATTCTCAAAAAATGGGGGCGGATCGACGGTCTTGTGAATGCGGTAGGAGGAAATATTCCCGGGGCGACCATTGGAGCGGATCAGGACCTGTTCGCCAGCAATATTCAGGATACGATTAAAGCCATTGAGCTAAATCTTTATGGTACGATGATCCCTACACATGTCATTGGTAGAGTAATTGCTGAAAGCGGTAAGGGCGTGATCGTCAATATCTCTTCTCTAGCAGCGAGCCGCCCCTTCACGCGCGTACTTGGCTACACCGTTGCCAAACATGGAATTGACGGCTATACCAAATGGATGGCTACGGAGCTCGCACAGCGATACGGTGATCAGGTCCGTGTCAATGCCATTGCACCAGGAGTGTTCCTGACGAAACAAAACAAAACTTTGCTGACAAACCCTGACGGTACGTATAGTGACCGTACCAAGCGGATTCTCAGTGGCACGCCTTACAACCGCTTGGGTGACCCGCGCGAGCTAAAGGGAACTTTGGTTTATCTTTTGAGCGATGCGTCGGCCTTTGTGACCGGCGAGACCGTTTTTGTCGACGGAGGATTTAATGCATGGTGTGGCGTTTAA
- the uxuA gene encoding mannonate dehydratase, translating to MNKLEQTWRWYGPNDPVTLQDVKQAGATGIVSALHHIPHGEVWPLADIQERKRIIEEAGLTWSVVESVTVHEEIKTKGPKVDEYIQKYRETLSNLAECGIKTVCYNFMPVLDWTRTQLDLLMTDGSKALYFDWIDLAVFDIFILKREGADREYSEDIVKQASGRFDQISEQQKQDLANVVLMGIPGEKSVELDALRASIDTYKHIGKEGLRENLVYFLNGIAATCESNGIHMTIHPDDPPYPILGLPRIASNGEDFNYFLNAVPQQFNGVCFCTGSLGASQTNDLPAILEEIKHRVNFVHLRNVKKDAIGSFYEADHLDGDVNMYKIMRILVAENQQRSKAIPFRPDHGHQMLDDLHKVTNPGYSAIGRLRGLAELRGLEYGIIGE from the coding sequence ATGAATAAATTAGAACAAACCTGGCGTTGGTATGGCCCCAATGATCCAGTAACCTTACAAGATGTTAAGCAAGCAGGGGCAACCGGCATTGTCTCCGCTCTTCATCATATTCCGCATGGTGAGGTATGGCCATTAGCAGATATCCAAGAACGTAAAAGAATTATCGAAGAGGCCGGACTTACCTGGTCCGTAGTCGAAAGCGTCACTGTACATGAGGAAATCAAAACAAAGGGACCCAAAGTCGATGAGTATATCCAGAAATATCGCGAGACCTTGAGCAATCTTGCAGAATGCGGTATCAAGACAGTCTGTTACAACTTTATGCCGGTACTCGACTGGACGCGTACACAGCTTGATCTGCTTATGACAGACGGATCGAAGGCGCTTTATTTTGACTGGATTGATCTGGCTGTTTTTGATATTTTTATATTAAAGCGTGAAGGTGCTGATAGAGAATATTCAGAAGATATTGTCAAACAGGCGAGCGGGCGATTTGATCAAATTTCAGAACAGCAAAAACAGGACTTGGCCAATGTTGTGTTGATGGGCATTCCCGGGGAGAAGAGTGTGGAACTCGATGCGCTGAGAGCGAGTATCGATACCTATAAACACATAGGGAAAGAAGGATTACGTGAAAATCTGGTTTATTTTTTAAACGGAATTGCGGCGACCTGTGAGTCGAACGGTATTCATATGACAATTCATCCGGATGACCCGCCGTATCCTATTTTGGGGCTGCCGCGTATTGCGAGCAATGGCGAAGATTTTAACTACTTTTTGAATGCGGTTCCGCAACAATTTAACGGCGTTTGTTTTTGTACGGGCTCTTTGGGGGCTAGTCAGACAAATGATCTACCGGCAATTTTGGAAGAGATTAAGCATCGGGTGAATTTTGTTCATCTGCGCAACGTGAAGAAAGATGCTATCGGTAGCTTTTACGAAGCGGATCATCTGGATGGCGATGTTAATATGTACAAGATCATGAGAATTCTTGTTGCTGAAAATCAGCAACGATCAAAAGCGATTCCGTTTAGGCCAGATCATGGACACCAGATGCTGGATGATCTGCATAAAGTGACCAACCCGGGGTACTCCGCGATCGGCCGGTTAAGAGGCTTGGCTGAATTACGCGGTTTAGAATACGGAATAATAGGCGAGTAG
- a CDS encoding LacI family DNA-binding transcriptional regulator, with product MSRTTLKDIALELNISVSTVSKALSDSYEISEATKKMVQEYAKKHNFHPNKLARSLKIGKSNTIGVIVSNISNTFVSQILDGIQIASQQTVYDIIFMQSREDERIEKNCIDVLKMRGIDGLMIAPVSFDSNIEELKALIKAKIPVIIFDRINHALDTFKVGVNNFQGAYSATQHLIQRGKRRILHITGKNLGVAQERLNGFKAALADAAIPFDEKHYIECSFNNTAELDRTIKEILTKEYIEHKNIDAIFGATDVITTRTLGILAELQIEVPAQIAVIGFSNTQIAASLNPALSTVVQPATEIGELATKKLIETINRTRPVHEFETIELPTQLIIRKSSL from the coding sequence ATGAGCAGAACCACCCTGAAAGATATTGCCTTAGAATTGAACATCTCCGTTTCGACTGTTTCCAAAGCACTGTCAGACAGCTATGAAATCAGCGAAGCAACAAAAAAAATGGTTCAAGAATATGCAAAAAAGCATAATTTCCATCCAAATAAATTAGCACGAAGCCTAAAAATCGGAAAATCGAACACAATTGGCGTTATCGTTTCCAATATCAGTAATACTTTCGTATCACAAATCCTCGATGGAATACAGATTGCGTCACAACAAACGGTCTATGACATCATTTTTATGCAAAGCCGTGAAGACGAACGTATCGAAAAGAATTGTATTGACGTGTTAAAAATGAGAGGCATCGATGGTTTAATGATTGCTCCTGTCAGTTTCGATTCAAACATTGAAGAACTTAAAGCACTGATAAAAGCCAAAATACCGGTGATAATCTTCGACCGTATCAATCATGCATTGGATACCTTCAAGGTCGGGGTGAACAATTTTCAGGGCGCTTATAGCGCGACGCAGCATCTTATCCAACGCGGAAAACGCCGTATATTACACATCACCGGAAAAAACCTGGGGGTTGCACAGGAACGGCTCAATGGTTTCAAAGCCGCTCTAGCCGACGCAGCCATTCCATTTGACGAAAAGCATTATATTGAGTGTAGTTTTAATAATACAGCTGAGTTAGACCGTACAATAAAAGAAATCTTAACCAAAGAATATATCGAACATAAAAATATAGACGCGATTTTTGGTGCAACCGATGTCATCACCACAAGAACATTGGGCATCTTAGCCGAACTTCAGATCGAGGTACCTGCACAAATAGCTGTCATCGGGTTTTCAAACACGCAAATCGCAGCTTCGTTGAACCCCGCTCTGTCAACAGTCGTACAGCCAGCAACAGAAATAGGGGAATTGGCGACAAAAAAACTGATCGAAACCATCAACCGAACGAGGCCCGTCCATGAATTTGAAACGATTGAGCTGCCTACACAGCTTATTATCCGAAAATCATCCTTATAA
- the ccoN gene encoding cytochrome-c oxidase, cbb3-type subunit I, giving the protein MQLEQFNYDNKIVRNFGIATIIWGIVGMTIGLLVATQLVWPQMNFGLQFTTFGRVRPVHTNAVIFAFVGNGIFMGVYYSLQRVLKARMFSDMLSKLHFWGWQLIIVASAITLPLGLTSSHEYAEMEWPIDIAITLIWVIFGVNMFGTIIKRRERHMYVAVWFYIATFVTVAVLHIVNSIQLPVAGWKSYYIYKGVQDALVQWWYGHNAVAFFLTTPYLGMMYYFLPKMANRPVYSYKLSILHFWSLIFIYIWAGPHHLLYTALPGWVQSLGVVFSVMLIAPSWGGMINGLLTLRGAWDKVRTEPMLKFMVVALTCYGMATFEGPMLSLKQVNAIAHFTDWIVAHVHVGALGWNGFMTFGILYWLIPRIYKTELYSKKLASTHFWIGTLGILFYAIPMYWAAVVQGLMWKEFTPEGVLKYPNFLATTLEILPMHMMRALGGALYLSGVLLMTFNLVKTMQKGKLVADEPAEAPALLPVQVNERSKHRRLERKPILFMVLALIAILIGGMVEMIPTFTISKNVPTIASVQPYTALELQGRDLYVREGCVNCHTQSIRPFRSETARYGEYSKAGEYVYDTPFLWGSKRTGPDLHRIGSKYPNKWHFDHLLDPTITSPGSIMPSYPWLIEQKLDNSILKDKMKALRKLGIPYTDAAIENADQDLQKQAQAIADDLKNNQVNVLADREIIAVIAYLQRLGTDIKAAPKTTEQINANQ; this is encoded by the coding sequence ATGCAGTTAGAGCAGTTTAATTACGACAATAAGATTGTCAGAAATTTCGGAATCGCTACCATTATTTGGGGGATAGTTGGTATGACTATAGGATTGCTTGTGGCAACGCAACTTGTTTGGCCCCAGATGAATTTCGGATTGCAGTTTACGACATTTGGTCGTGTACGTCCCGTACATACCAATGCAGTGATATTTGCGTTCGTTGGTAACGGTATTTTTATGGGAGTATATTACTCCTTACAACGGGTGCTAAAAGCAAGGATGTTTAGCGATATGTTGAGTAAACTCCATTTTTGGGGCTGGCAGCTCATTATAGTTGCCTCAGCGATTACATTACCATTAGGCCTTACCTCTAGTCATGAGTATGCGGAAATGGAATGGCCGATCGATATCGCGATTACATTGATCTGGGTGATATTTGGAGTCAATATGTTTGGCACCATTATCAAGCGCCGTGAACGGCATATGTACGTGGCCGTCTGGTTTTATATTGCCACATTTGTTACTGTAGCCGTATTACATATTGTTAATTCCATTCAATTGCCTGTGGCCGGATGGAAAAGCTACTATATATATAAGGGAGTACAGGACGCTCTTGTACAATGGTGGTACGGCCACAATGCTGTCGCGTTCTTCCTGACTACCCCTTATTTGGGGATGATGTATTATTTCCTGCCAAAGATGGCTAATCGGCCCGTTTATTCCTATAAACTGAGCATTCTTCACTTTTGGTCCTTGATCTTTATCTATATATGGGCTGGTCCACACCACTTGTTGTATACCGCGCTACCTGGCTGGGTGCAATCCTTGGGCGTTGTTTTCTCAGTGATGCTGATCGCTCCAAGCTGGGGTGGTATGATCAATGGTCTGTTGACTTTGCGTGGAGCTTGGGATAAGGTGCGGACAGAACCCATGCTTAAATTTATGGTTGTGGCATTGACCTGTTATGGTATGGCGACATTCGAAGGCCCAATGCTGTCCTTGAAACAGGTAAATGCCATTGCCCATTTTACGGATTGGATTGTCGCACACGTGCATGTCGGCGCACTGGGCTGGAACGGTTTTATGACATTCGGTATTCTGTACTGGCTGATTCCACGTATCTACAAGACCGAACTCTATTCAAAGAAGCTGGCATCAACGCACTTCTGGATAGGCACACTGGGTATTTTGTTTTACGCAATTCCCATGTATTGGGCCGCAGTGGTACAAGGACTGATGTGGAAAGAATTCACACCGGAAGGCGTACTAAAGTATCCCAATTTCTTAGCTACAACATTGGAGATCTTACCAATGCATATGATGCGCGCATTAGGAGGTGCGTTGTACCTGTCTGGCGTGTTACTAATGACTTTTAATTTGGTTAAAACCATGCAAAAAGGCAAGCTCGTTGCGGATGAACCTGCGGAGGCACCTGCCTTGCTACCGGTTCAGGTCAACGAACGATCCAAGCACCGCCGTCTTGAACGTAAGCCGATATTGTTTATGGTGCTGGCTCTTATCGCGATTCTGATTGGCGGTATGGTCGAAATGATTCCCACATTTACGATTTCGAAAAATGTGCCGACAATTGCCAGTGTACAACCGTATACGGCGCTGGAACTACAGGGACGTGATCTTTATGTACGCGAGGGCTGTGTTAACTGTCATACCCAGAGTATCCGCCCTTTTCGTTCGGAGACTGCCCGTTATGGAGAGTACAGTAAAGCGGGTGAATACGTATATGATACACCGTTTTTGTGGGGATCGAAGCGAACAGGCCCCGATCTGCACCGTATAGGCTCCAAATATCCAAACAAATGGCATTTTGATCATCTCCTGGACCCAACAATTACTTCGCCGGGCAGTATTATGCCGAGCTATCCGTGGCTGATAGAGCAGAAATTGGATAATTCCATTTTGAAAGACAAAATGAAAGCCTTGCGTAAACTGGGGATTCCCTATACTGATGCAGCGATTGAAAATGCCGACCAGGACCTGCAGAAGCAAGCACAGGCGATTGCAGATGATCTGAAGAATAATCAGGTCAATGTATTGGCTGACCGCGAAATTATAGCCGTAATCGCTTATCTACAGCGATTGGGAACAGATATAAAAGCCGCTCCGAAAACAACTGAACAAATAAACGCAAATCAATAG
- a CDS encoding cbb3-type cytochrome c oxidase N-terminal domain-containing protein: MSLLLDTAPATLETVQSTIGFGSDNVYTDILIVVLIVVMLALLASALMVNRAMKSIIKITMPELFKEEQQKKLAKKGWPRRFWNKVMGIRPISEEKDIVIDHEYDGISELDNPIPIWFNFLFYGTVFFAVVYLFIYQLSGIGMNQDQEYLHEMKIAEKERQAYLLASASNVDENTVEFQPEMAGDGKAIFAANCVACHGTNGEGGIGPNLTDKFWLHGGEIKDIFKTIKYGVPDKGMVPWEQTLSPAQIAQVASYIVTLRDTHPANPKEPQGDEVTYGDHKDQEHTAEERTDKKAEQ; encoded by the coding sequence ATGAGTTTATTATTGGATACTGCCCCAGCCACCTTGGAAACTGTCCAGTCCACTATCGGATTTGGTTCGGATAATGTATACACGGATATTTTAATTGTCGTTCTGATTGTGGTGATGCTAGCTCTTCTAGCTTCTGCGCTGATGGTCAATCGCGCCATGAAGTCCATTATAAAGATAACCATGCCCGAACTGTTTAAAGAAGAACAACAGAAAAAATTAGCGAAAAAAGGCTGGCCAAGACGCTTCTGGAACAAGGTTATGGGCATCCGGCCGATATCGGAGGAAAAAGACATCGTCATCGATCATGAATATGACGGCATAAGTGAACTGGATAATCCGATTCCGATCTGGTTCAACTTTCTATTTTATGGTACTGTGTTCTTTGCTGTGGTATATTTATTTATCTATCAGCTTTCGGGGATCGGCATGAACCAGGACCAGGAGTATCTGCACGAAATGAAGATTGCTGAAAAAGAACGTCAGGCTTACCTGCTGGCCTCGGCAAGCAATGTCGATGAAAATACGGTGGAGTTCCAACCCGAAATGGCAGGTGATGGAAAGGCCATCTTTGCAGCAAACTGCGTAGCATGTCATGGCACTAATGGCGAAGGGGGCATAGGGCCTAACCTGACCGACAAATTCTGGCTACATGGTGGTGAAATCAAAGATATTTTCAAAACTATTAAATACGGCGTTCCGGACAAAGGAATGGTGCCGTGGGAGCAAACATTGAGTCCTGCGCAAATTGCACAGGTCGCTAGCTACATCGTTACATTGCGGGACACGCACCCGGCCAATCCGAAGGAACCTCAGGGTGACGAGGTTACCTATGGAGATCATAAGGATCAGGAGCATACGGCAGAGGAACGGACAGATAAAAAAGCAGAACAGTAA